In one window of Cynocephalus volans isolate mCynVol1 chromosome 6, mCynVol1.pri, whole genome shotgun sequence DNA:
- the LOC134380813 gene encoding LOW QUALITY PROTEIN: GTPase IMAP family member 4-like (The sequence of the model RefSeq protein was modified relative to this genomic sequence to represent the inferred CDS: inserted 1 base in 1 codon), producing RIVLLGKTGAGKSAAGNSILGRKVFCSGIATKSITETFVKDSSWWNERELVVLDMPGVFNTEAQDADTHKEIARCILQTSPGPHALVLVVPLGRYTEQEHKATQKILKMFGXQGRRFMILLFTRKDDIDFHDYLQEAPEGIQMLMGKFGDRYCVFNNRVNGPEQVTQRAQLLVLVQRIVMENKGECYTNKMYQRAEEEIQKQIEVIQEHYRAELEREKAQIRKEYEEKIRNLEDNLKQKKRREEMERRLEEKETEYSSKQQKARSEDESQNRILDIILKILQIASDIFFHLFTD from the exons AGAATTGTCTTACTGGGTAAAACTGGAGCAGGAAAAAGTGCGGCAGGGAACAGCATCCTTGGAAGGAAAGTGTTTTGTTCTGGCATTGCAACAAAATCCATTACTGAAACCTTTGTGAAAGACAGCAGCTGGTGGAATGAAAGAGAACTTGTCGTTTTGGATATGCCTGGTGTTTTCAACACCGAGGCACAGGATGCTGACACGCACAAGGAGATTGCTCGCTGCATCCTCCAGACCTCGCCAGGGCCCCACGCTCTGGTCCTGGTGGTCCCACTGGGCCGCTACACTGAGCAGGAGCACAAGGCCACACAGAAGATCCTGAAAATGTTTG CACAGGGTAGAAGATTCATGATTCTCTTATTCACCCGGAAAGATGACATTGATTTCCATGATTACTTACAGGAAGCTCCAGAAGGCATTCAAATGCTGATGGGCAAGTTCGGTGATCGCTACTGTGTGTTCAACAACAGGGTGAACGGGCCTGAACAGGTGACCCAGAGGGCACAGCTGCTGGTGCTGGTCCAGCGCATTGTGATGGAGAACAAAGGAGAATGTTACACCAATAAGATGTACCAAAGGGCTGAGGAAGAGATTCAGAAACAAATCGAAGTGATACAAGAGCATTACAGGGCagagctggagagagagaaagcgcAGATCCGAAAGGAGTATGAAGAGAAGATCAGAAACCTGGAAGATAATCTGAAGcagaagaagagaagggaggaaatggagaggaGGCTGGAGGAAAAGGAGACCGAGTATTCTTCAAAGCAGCAGAAAGCCAGATCGGAAGATGAAAGTCAGAACCGGATACTTGAtatcatcttaaaaatattacagattgcttctgacattttctttcatctgtttACAGATTAA